In Helianthus annuus cultivar XRQ/B chromosome 8, HanXRQr2.0-SUNRISE, whole genome shotgun sequence, a single genomic region encodes these proteins:
- the LOC110873347 gene encoding uncharacterized protein LOC110873347, with translation MSNLSKFEFTALEISGNNYPSWAFDAKTHLEAMSLGETIIDGNKTSLQEKTKAMAFLRLHLHEDLKRENRTVEDPLELWKNIQERFDHLKLVLLSKTRYRWVHLRLRDHKTVSEYNSAFLRITSELKLCGEQITEKDMIEQTISTFHLSNMLLAQQYREHNFTKYSELISCLLVVEQNNKLILQNH, from the coding sequence ATGTCGAATTTATCAAAGTTTGAATTCACTGCACTTGAAATCTCGGGCAACAACTACCCCTCGTGGGCTTTTGATGCTAAAACCCATCTGGAAGCAATGAGTCTGGGGGAGACAATCATTGATGGGAATAAAACGTCCCTTCAAGAAAAAACTAAAGCTATGGCATTCCTTCGCCTTCATCTTCATGAAGACCTAAAGAGGGAAAACCGTACTGTCGAGGACCCTCTTGAGTTATGGAAAAACATTCAAGAAAGATTTGACCACCTGAAGTTGGTCTTACTCTCTAAAACTCGCTACAGGTGGGTTCATTTAAGGCTACGAGATCATAAGACTGTTAGTGAGTACAACTCTGCCTTTCTTCGCATCACCTCTGAGCTTAAATTATGTGGTGAACAAATCACCGAAAAAGACATGATTGAGCAAACTATCTCAACGTTCCATTTATCCAACATGCTCCTGGCGCAGCAGTACAGGGAACATAATTTTACAAAATATTCTGAGCTAATATCATGTTTGTTGGTCGTGGAACAAAACAACAAGCTCATACTACAAAATCATTAA